Proteins encoded within one genomic window of Bos indicus isolate NIAB-ARS_2022 breed Sahiwal x Tharparkar chromosome 23, NIAB-ARS_B.indTharparkar_mat_pri_1.0, whole genome shotgun sequence:
- the PTCRA gene encoding pre T-cell antigen receptor alpha yields MGSTPFPSLAPPITLLVDGKQQTLVVCLVLDVAPPGFESPIWFSAGNGSSLDAFTYGPSPAEDGTWTRLAQLSLYSEELAAWDTLVCHTGPGAGDHGQSTQPLQLSGDASSARTCLWEPLRGTRALVLRLGALRLLLFKLLLLDVLLTCGRLHAPPAARGDPAGASGPGAPSLPAPHEVPRADSRLLPQPPPPRGSSSGPADRIRRNHGGTTGRGLSVSASPPLEPRDRRRRVHTRRPRRDPRNPVWEEGPPVLRAWSSGPSFSLSTSSLGAFLCNLPPPADPSFPGG; encoded by the exons ATGGGCAGCACACCCTTCCCTTCTCTGGCCCCACCAATCACACTGCTGGTGGACGGGAAGCAGCAGACGCTGGTGGTCTGCCTGGTCCTTGACGTTGCACCCCCTGGCTTCGAGAGTCCCATCTGGTTTTCAGCTGGCAATGGCAGCTCACTGGATGCCTTCACCTATGGCCCTTCCCCGGCAGAGGATGGCACCTGGACTCGCTTGGCTCAGCTCTCCCTGTACTCCGAGGAGCTGGCAGCCTGGGACACCTTGGTCTGCCACactgggcctggggctggggaccACGGCCAGAGCACACAGCCCCTACAGCTGTCAG GAGATGCTTCCTCGGCCAGGACCTGCCTCTGGGAGCCTCTCAGGG GGACGCGGGCCCTGGTGCTGCGGCTCGGGGCGCTACGGCTGCTGCTCTTCAAGCTGCTGCTGTTGGACGTGCTGCTGACCTGCGGCCGCCTCCACGCCCCGCCCGCCGCGCGGGGGGACCCAGCCGGAGCGTCTGGCCCTGGGGCCCCCAGTCTCCCGGCGCCCCACGAGGTCCCCCGGGCGGATAGCCGCCTCCTCCCGCAGCCTCCGCCGCCCCGAGGATCGTCCTCAGGCCCCGCCGACCGGATTCGCCGCAATCATGGGGGCACCACAGGCCGAGGTCTCAGCGTGTCCGCCTCGCCGCCGCTGGAGCCCCGGGACCGCCGCCGCCGGGTTCACACCCGCCGTCCCCGTCGGGATCCCAGGAACCCAGTCTGGGAGGAGGGGCCGCCAGTGCTCAGGGCCTGGAGCTCGGGaccctccttcagtctttccacgTCAAGCCTTGGAGCATTTCTCTGTAATCTGCCTCCTCCAGCTGACCCGAGCTTCCCCGGGGGCTAG